The Crassaminicella indica genomic interval TTTGGCTCAACTTACTGTTGGAAAATGGCTTGAAACAGGACTTTATGAAGAACATATTGAGTACTTGAGAAAACAATTACATATAAGAAGAGAAGTAACCATTGATGCTTTAGAGACGTATTTTTCAGATATTGCTACCTGGAAGATTCCCAGTGGAGGTTATTATGTTTGGGTTACTTTAAAAGATTCTATAGCTATGTATAAGTTATTTGATGAAGCCTGCAAAATAGGAATTTTACTGTATCCTGGATACATCTATGATTTAAGTCACAATCAAAGCTTGAGAATATCTTATTCTTATGCATCTATAAAGGATCTGAAAGAAGGATTATATAGGTTATCAAAGCTCATTAGAAAATTAAAGAAAATATAAAACGACCATAAAATTTATGGTTGTTTTTTTTATATTTATGGTTGGGTAGTAAATGTTCAATATGGATGGAGATGTAATATTCCAAATTTTTTATAATATAATTAATGATAAGAAAATTTTGGGATATAAAACAAAAAATTCAAAGAACACGAGACCTAATTTTATTTCATAAATAGATTTTTCTAAAGGGGGAATTAGTATGATTAAACAAAAGCAAAAATATCCTGTGCTGCAAATTGATTTAAACAAAATCTATGAGAATGTAAAATGCACCGTTGATTTATGTAATGAGAATGGGATTAGTATTGCTGGTGTAGTAAAGGGGTTTAATGGGTTATTTCCAGTTGTTGATCAATTTGTTAAAGCTGGATGTAAATATATTGCCAGTTCAAGAATGGATCAAATGATCAAGCTTAAAGAATCTGGAATAAATTTACCTATGATGCTCATTCGAATTCCTATGTTTAGTGAAATTGATGAATTAGTAGAATATATAGATATCAGCTTAAATTCTGAGCTTGAAATATTAAATCAAATTGAAAAAGTATGTGAAGTTCAAGGAAAAAGACATGGTGTTGTTTTAATGTTTGACCTTGGAGATTTAAGAGAAGGTTTTGTTGATGAAGATGAGTTTGTTGATTTGGCTTTATATGTAGAAAATAACCTTCAAAATGTTGATTTACTTGGTGTAGGAACGAACCTAGGATGTTATGGTTCTATAAAGCCTACAGAAAAGAATCTTGGAAGACTTTGTGATATAGCAGAAAAAATAGAAGAAAGAATAGGTAGGAAGCTTGATATTATATCTGGTGGAGCTACAAGCTCTCTTCCTCTTGTTATAGATGGGAAAATTCCAAAAAGAATCAATCATTTAAGAATTGGCGAAGGAATGCTTTTAGCAAAGGATTTAGATGATTTGTGGAAAATAGACATGAGTCATATGCATCAAGATATATTTGTTCTGAAGGCTGAAGTAGTAGAAGTAAAAGATAAACCTACCTATCCTATTGGAGAAATATTTATTGATGCTTTTGGGAAAAGACCTATCTATGAGGATAAGGGTATACGAAAGAGAGCCCTATTGGCTGTTGGAAAGCAGGATTTTGGATTGCCTGATAAATTGATTCCTCAAAAACAAGGAGTTGAAATTATTGGAAGTAGTAGTGATCATTTGATTATAGATATTCATGATTGTAATGAAGAAATAAAAATAGGAGACATTCTTGATTTTCATATGTATTATCCACCAATGCTTTATTTAAGTGGTTCTCCATATGTAAAAAAAGTATATATTTAATAAAAAAATCATCTACGAAATGTAGATGATTTTTTTATATTATTATTTTATGCGTTTTCTCTTTTTTCCCAGCACTCAATATTTTTTAGTCCTGGAATGCTATCTGCATAAAATACTGGGTCTTTTCCTTGTTTCTTTTGTTCTACGTAATCTGTTAAAGCAGCAAAAGCAACTTTTCCAAGCATTGCAATTGCGATCAAGTTTATTACAGCCATCATTCCCATGAATAAATCTGCCATATCCCAAACGATTTGAATTTTTTGCACAGAACCCCATAAAACCATTAATGATACAGCTACTCTATAAGCAAATAGCCAGGTTTTGCTTCCACTCATAAACTCTATATTGGATTCACCGTAATAGTAGTTTCCAACGATAGAACTAAATGCAAATAGCAATATACAGACAGCTATAAATGTATTTGCCCAAGCACCTACTTGAGTGCTTAAAGCTGTTTGTGTAAGTTGAATACCTTTTAAATCACCATTTGTATAAGCTCCTGATAATATAACAACAAAAGCAGTAGCACTACAGATTAATAAAGTATCAGTAAATACCCCTAGTGTTTGAATCAAACCTTGTTTTACAGGATGTGTTACTTCAGCTGTTGCAGCAGCATTTGGAGCACTACCCATACCTGCTTCATTTGAGAATAAACCTCTTTTAATTCCCTGCATAAGGGCTTGTTTAATAGCTACACCAGCAGCTCCTCCAACAGCAGCTTTTAATCCGAAAGCACTACTGAAAATTAATGCAAATAAAGATGGAATTTGAGAAGCATTTTTAATAAGAACAAATGCAGCAACTAATACATATGCAATTGCCATAACTGGTACGATAGCTTCAGCAACCTTTGCAATTCTTTTTACACCACCGAATATAATAATAGCTGTTAAGATCATTAGAGTTAAACCTACTATCCATCTTTGAATACCAAATGCCTGTTCAAATGCAAGGGAAATTGTATTTGCTTGTACAGAGTTAAATACTAAACCAAAGCATAAAGTTATTAAAACAGAGAATAATAATCCCATCCATCTCTTGTTTAGTGCTTTTTCCATGTAGTATGCAGGACCGCCTCTATAACCATGCTCGTCTTTTACCTTATAAATTTGAGCTAGTGTACTTTCAACAAAACTTGAACCAGCACCAATTAAAGCGATCAACCACATCCAAAATACTGCTCCGGGACCACCAATTGAGATAGCGATAGCTACCCCTGCTAGGTTCCCTGTAC includes:
- a CDS encoding alanine/ornithine racemase family PLP-dependent enzyme, which encodes MIKQKQKYPVLQIDLNKIYENVKCTVDLCNENGISIAGVVKGFNGLFPVVDQFVKAGCKYIASSRMDQMIKLKESGINLPMMLIRIPMFSEIDELVEYIDISLNSELEILNQIEKVCEVQGKRHGVVLMFDLGDLREGFVDEDEFVDLALYVENNLQNVDLLGVGTNLGCYGSIKPTEKNLGRLCDIAEKIEERIGRKLDIISGGATSSLPLVIDGKIPKRINHLRIGEGMLLAKDLDDLWKIDMSHMHQDIFVLKAEVVEVKDKPTYPIGEIFIDAFGKRPIYEDKGIRKRALLAVGKQDFGLPDKLIPQKQGVEIIGSSSDHLIIDIHDCNEEIKIGDILDFHMYYPPMLYLSGSPYVKKVYI
- a CDS encoding alanine/glycine:cation symporter family protein; its protein translation is MDFLNAIVGTGNTILWSYLLIYMLIGLGLYFTIRTKFVQFRLFGEMFKLLTEGASKSVTNKEKQGVSSFQAFCISTASRVGTGNLAGVAIAISIGGPGAVFWMWLIALIGAGSSFVESTLAQIYKVKDEHGYRGGPAYYMEKALNKRWMGLLFSVLITLCFGLVFNSVQANTISLAFEQAFGIQRWIVGLTLMILTAIIIFGGVKRIAKVAEAIVPVMAIAYVLVAAFVLIKNASQIPSLFALIFSSAFGLKAAVGGAAGVAIKQALMQGIKRGLFSNEAGMGSAPNAAATAEVTHPVKQGLIQTLGVFTDTLLICSATAFVVILSGAYTNGDLKGIQLTQTALSTQVGAWANTFIAVCILLFAFSSIVGNYYYGESNIEFMSGSKTWLFAYRVAVSLMVLWGSVQKIQIVWDMADLFMGMMAVINLIAIAMLGKVAFAALTDYVEQKKQGKDPVFYADSIPGLKNIECWEKRENA